TGCCCCCGGTTGCCACCAGAGGGAGTGCCGTGCTCTGAGTCCAGCAGGCCGTGGCTCTTCAGCAGGTCCTGTTACCGGAAGGAAAGAGATGGTTAAAAATAGAAAAACAAGACGGTCTTTATGGGAGACCAATGCTTGTGAAGCTTGTAGAAGTCTGCAGGTTTCCGTTGGCTCACCTTGAACTGCCTGCGCAGGTTGACCATctcgtagagccgctgctcctccagGCCTCTCCTCCTACACCATTTTCTTGAACCTCCACCTCGCTCACCCTTCACCTGATGAGGTCAGCGGGTAACGGTGTCATCACACGTGTTCAACAAGGGGGAAAGATAACAAATTTATCCTGTTTTAAGTGTGTTTAGAGCCTCCGTGTGCTGTATATTCTTTTTAGAAGGATTTGTTATCTGAGCAACATGACTCTCCCCGTCCAACACTATGTATATAGATACTGTATAGTAGAGACCCACTATTTACACGTGTTACCTATTGGTAACTAGTCATTTGCACTGGTTTTTGTTTTCGCACTTTGTACAGAAAGATAACTATCATTAATAAATGCTTTACTTAACAGCTTAAAATATTTAGATATTTTGATATTcttgaaattaaatgaaaatgaaagccactttattttgtctttgtaggctacaatgaaatttgtcttctgcatttaacccatcctgttgtataggagcagtgggcagctgcagcacccgaggaccaactccaattctcttccctattgccttgctcaggggcacaggcaggagtattaaccctaacatgcatgtctttttgatggtgggaggaaaccggagcatccggaggaaacccacgcagacacggagagaacatgcaaactccacatagaaaggacctggcacggcctgaggttcgaacccaggaccttcttgacgtGAGGCAACattgttaaccactgggccaccgtgctgccaatatGTAGATACTCTCTCACAGGTTTGATTAGATAGTCTGTTCGCTTTGAAACACAGTATTTGTGCGCCTGTGTTCTTAACGCTGTGCGTCCCAACAAACTGAACTGAGAAAAGCGCTCTCCCCCACTGACCTCCACCCAGGCGTTGAAGGTGTTGAGGAGCGTGAAGGGGTCTCCCTGGCTGCTTTGCAGGGGCTGGCGGGCAGTGACGCAGTCCGGGTTGTGCTGTGCGCTGCGCAGGAAGGGCGACTGGACGCTGAGGGCTGCCGCCACCGTCAGCACCGGCTCCACCAGGTCGAACAAACAGCCCAGCACCAGCATCTTCCCTGAGGGGAATAAGCACGCACCTTTATCCAGATCTCAAACCTAACAAGACAACCGACGACACTAGAAATTATGAGGATACATTCTTTTATTTTTGCAAAGTTATCTGACTTAACTTTATGATACCTGCAAGGGGAAACAAGTCCGCTTGGATCAGACAACTTGAAAAACATCATTCCCAACAATCTATTTTGGTTGAGCTTGTTAAGAATAACTGAAGGGATTTTTAACAAATCATTATTTCACAAGTATTTCATAAAATGCAAGTGGATTTCATCAAGATTGAAACcaaaacacatcattaaacatctgcgattaaaaaaaatcttcaaaaaagaaaaaaaaaaaaaaagaaaaaaagagaagcagAAGCTTTTGCGCTCCATGTCTGAGCAACTGATGTACTGTCTCACTGACAGCCAGTCGAATTCAAAAATGCTACTACATCTTAACTAGCGTGTGTCTGACACCCATCGAAGGCTCTAAAATGTGTTTGCAGTTGTTAGACTTTCGCCCGGTATTCAGCCTGAACGGCCATTTTGGTACCACTCCATTATCATTACGCTGCCTCGCTCGAGAAAATGTGAAAAGTGAGCAGAACCTTTGAGAGTAAGTGATGAAAAGTGATTCTAGGATCTGGATGCAGGCTAGACAGATCTGGTTACGGGGCCTCAAAATGTGATAAACAATTTCTGGAAATTGACGTAGAGCatcggtggcacggtggcgcagtggttagcatggtcgcctcacagcaagaaggtcctgggttcaagccccggggtagtccaaccttggtgggtcatcccgggtcgtcctctgtgtggagtttgcgtgttctccccgtgtctgtgtgggtttcctccgggggctccggtttcctcccacagtccaaagacatgtaggtcaggtgaatcggccgtactaaattgcccctaggtatgaatgtgtgtgtgtgggtgtgtgtgtgtgtgtgtgtgtgtgtgtcggccctgtgatggcctggcggcctgtctagggtgtctccctgcctgccgcgcccagtgactgctggaataggctccagcatgcccacgaccctgacagcaggataagcggttcagataatggatggatggatggacttagaACAGGGGTGCCCAATTCCAGGCCTTGAGGGTCGCAGTGTTGCAGCCATGCACTATActgcctgatttaactaattcctttccctccttggtccaagaggtgagctaattagttaaatcaggtggtgtagtgcatggttggaacaaatacccgtaGACACTGCGGCCcatgaggcctggagttgggcacccctgactTAGAGCATCATTCACAGCAGCCCATCACTGTCGCCTCCCTGTGGCTGCTTTCATTTTGGTACTTTGCCATTCTGAGAAAAGTTGATCCCTAGCTTCTCTTTCCAGTGTTTCAATATTACACATGTGGATGTATTTGAATGCTGACCCGTCTTTAATGGGACATTTTCAGCTTGCCATCAGAAAAGTCCTTAAACCCAATGATATGGTATTTTTAATCAATGAAGTTTACTGCAGCTGCAGCTTCAAAACATAAACTACGACAGCTTTGTAAATCCTAATAGATATGGTGGCAGCAAATGTGGGGAAAGAATCAAGCAACAAgcaacaaacaacacacacacacacacacacacacacactgacatgttcttcctctctttcatagccacacacatgcacacaagttcTAGTTTGATTTTATTTACCATGATGATGGATTTCCTCAGGTGTGTCCTTACCTTTAATTATAATTGCTTTTGTTTGTCTCTTAATAAATAAATGCAAACATAATGAATGAGAAATAAACTTAACACTAGGAAAAAAGTACATCTGAAGACCGTACCTATGACCACATCCACAGGCAGCTGTGCCAGTAAGCTCCCGATGGAGGTGAGCTCACCACGGCTGTCCAGCGCCCCCTGCTCCTTCAGATAGGTCACTGCTGTCTGGATACTGGCAGTCGGAGGTGGATCGATGAAGACAAAAGAAAGTGGATCTCCAAGGCACATACTCTTCATCTGAAAGGAAAACAAGGCCGTCAGTGATGAGGTGGAAATGGTAAATATGGAGTAAACGTAAACACCTGTTCTTCTGGTATTTgagacaagcacacaggcacagacacagagagagagggagagagagagagaaagagagagaacaagaataacatagagagagagagacagagtgaaagaggGAGATAGAGACTGAAAAAAAGAGACACTGACAGGTAAACAGATAGAGTTGTagacacacaaacaaatcaaGACAAAAAGGGAGACAACCCCAGAGACAAACCGAAATACCTGGAGTATGAGGGAGTCCAGAGCCACTCTGTGGATTTCAGGGACAGGGTAAGGTGCAAAGGCGTCGTAGTCGGACTCGGCATAGAGACGGTAACACACTCCCGGACCCGTCCGCCCGGCTCGGCCCTTCCTCTGCTCCGAGCTGGCTCGGCTTATCCAGAACTCCTGCAGACGCTGCATCTTGGCCTTGGGATCAAAACTCATCTCTTTCACCTTTCCTGTAGGGGAACGCAACACCGTTACTGCAAATAACAATTCTTTAACCTTGACTTGAGCGCTATTGGGTCACATAGCGCTACATATTAAAGGGGATACTGAACACGCCTCAGCTGTCCTTTCGCTTAAGTAGGTCTTAGTCGCGGGCTAACAAGGGTTTTACAGCAGCCGATTCCAAACCGAGTCATTCCTGATATTAAATACAGTTATCTGCCTTGGCTCAGCAGCAAGGTTATCCTCAGTCATTCGGAGTTATCAGTGGGAACATCAAGTAAACCCAGAGCTCATTTTTTCGCAAGTGTGAAATAAGGTTAAGCTAATCCCGTTTAAGGACCCCAGGCTAAGATTTACCATGAGAAAGGCTTAGCGTCTCAGTTCCATACCAGAATCAACGACGAAGCGTGCGCCGTCGATGGTGACTGAGGTCTCTGCAATGTTTGTGGAGATGATGCACTTTCTCACCCCTGGGGGAGCAATGTCAAACACCTACAGAACAATATTATGCAGTTAGGAGAGGTGACTTACACCCTAACATATCAAATGGCAAAGCCATGTGGGTATTCTGATTAAGATTAGATGGGATTAATTTAGCCCCATAGAGAAATTATTCTGTGCGGCAGCAGAAAGAGTTAAAACAGTGAGACAAAGTAGATTTAACCAAATGCAAAGAGACAAAGAAGTATTGTGTCAACTATTAGGAGTATACTAGATACTATGATGAAAAACCCCattaatgaaataaaaaaaacaagtaaCAGGTAAAATGAattcacacagaaacacagatgtTGCACCAGCAGCCGACCTGTATGAAACTGGAATTAGAAACATCTGGAAGTGAATGTAACATGAAACCTTATCCTGCTGGGCCAGCGAGAGGGTGCTGTGCAGCGGTAGGACTATCCAGCGACGGGTGTGGGTGGCGTATATCTGGCAAGCTTCCTGGATGGTGGATATCTCTGCCACGCCGCTGAGGAAGAGCAGCAGATCGCCCCGCTCTTCAGGTGGGTAGCGCTGGTCGATGCCCTGCAGGATCCGCAGATAAGGTCTCGGGTCCAGCTTCTCTGAACGCGAGGACTGCTCCTCAGGAGGAATGGGCTGATAGATCACCTGGAAGAGGAGGATATAATGTCTCTTATCCTATGTACAGGGAAATTACATTCATATttgccattttaaaaaaaaattcttaattGCAGTGCATGGTATTCTCAAGTATGACATTTTCTATGCCAATAACGTTTATTTCTTTGCTTGATCGACTGACTGATTGGAAGAATAAGGACAACTCCCAAACTCTAAAAACCTAACTGAACTAGAAGCAACACTTTATGTGCCTCATTTGATGGCCCTCAATTAAGGCTTACAtggtttccctgcctgccgcccaatgactgctgggataggctccagcatccctgcgaccctgagagcaggataagtggtttggataatggttggatggatggatggtacacaGAGCAGCACTGGCAGCTGCATTGCTACACAAAAATGGGAACGCTAGATTTTATTTTCTATTGAAATTTCTGTTTGGCAGTTTGATTAAAGTATTTGGACACTAAAATAGCTGGAGACCCACTATTTGAGCAAAGTTTCTCTACTCCTTCCATCATAAAAGTTCATACTACACATCTAGCAAAACACAAGGCTCATTTGCATTTTATCAATCATCATCCTTCAGTCATCATCCTAATCATTGTCACTGACCTTCAAAATAAGATTTGAAGGTTGGTGTGGTTCCTTTCCACTCATGAAAAACAGCATTTTGGAGGAGATATACCACCTAATACATTTGTATTCTAGAGattgatttttttcccatttGCGAAATTTTGTCTCCTTTAGCACTAATCACTTCATTCACTCGGTAAATTCAATACTGCATTTTTATCggatgccgaaagggaaaactccaatcgaaaaacgaagaagacaggcgtggattcatgcgatccgtcgggaCGACGTGGTAAGACgagcaaatatcaaacgtgaagatttgcggagaacatttcatatctggtgtgtatccgtttcttacacaaatcaGTATTGTGATTGAAAGTACGTAAATACATAACAGCTCTAAATacgatactgtcctagtagagcaactgccaaaccaaagtttgagttgttaatgcctagccttcctcaagtttgatagcggttccatcagctttcttgtgccatgatgtttgaggtcataatttgactccagcctcgatctcataaccgtacaaacaattcaactttctACTGGAGACACATGACAAAGgtagaaataaataaaatctttgtTCAACTGGATTTAAACGTTCTCTTCCTTTTTCAGGGGAGAGATCAGATGATCCAGAGCACCCAGACTAGAATGCAAGTGTGTTTAAACACACAACTGCACAGAACAAAGTGACAGTTGAGAGGAAGATAAGAAGGCAGGCATAATACCAAGTAATACAAGCAAAAAGAGGGAAGTCTTCGCAAGCTTCAAACTAAAATGACAATGAACCTGACAGTCCCTTCAGTGATGTCACATTTTCTGAATTACCTCAGAGCTAAACTGAAACTTTAGTTCTGAGGTAACTCAGAATCTAAACTGCTTGTTTTTATCATCCTCATGATTTGtgcaaccgacagcgcaacacctgtgaggcatttcgttttgttttaaatcaatttctctaTGATGATCTCTTCAAAATGAGCGCAGTTAAGTTTAcgaacacaagactcgtggctcGTTTTTGTCTCACAAGCTGCGCACACACGtttggcgcatgtaaataagGGAATACGTCTATTGATTGTCGTTTACTTTTACATGTGTTTACTTACGTTttcatgcaacaaaaaaaaaatcattgacgTCATGAAAAATTAAGGCCATATCGttgatagttttattatttttggttaggaAATAATTTGGGTATCGAGTTTtcctctttttatttttaataatatcaTTCAATACCTTCCATGTATTTTTTATGCTGTTTTTATTGTCCTCTAGTAATTTGCTGTAGTAATCCCTTTTGCTGCTTCTCATAATGTTTGCcagtttgtttttatgttttatatTTGTGTTCCGATTCTTTTGTTCTCTTCTTTAAAAAGTCTTTATATGACACATTTTTTCTTCTTACATGCGTTTAATTGCTATTtctgatggggacatttgattgttgatgtttaccaacaATGCcctgtgtggttttttttgttgtttttttgcctttATTGACAGGATCATAGAAATATACAGGAAATAtgggactgagagagacagaaggggaCACTATCCAGgttgggctcaaacccaggaccgacTGTAATCATGCCTGAGACTTTTTGTCTGGTTAAGCAAGTGGGACATCCTGTCTAATGGGTACTTTTATGTTGAGCACAGTGCTGAGGAAAAGTACTCACATGTGCAAACATATACCTATGATCTTGGTTATGATATGTCTGTGACACTGTACGTGGCACCGTGCAGCTAATTTGTAATTCAAATCTCCTACCACTCCCTATGGAAGATCTAAGACACATGAATGAAATGTATTTTTGGCTATGTTATAACTATTTAGTGCTCTGATGCCTGTTGGTGACACATGAATCTACCTGCAAACTGCTGACTCATGCAAGACACTTTTCAAAAAAGCACCTGCTAAATGAGACAATATAAAATTTAAATATACTTATCCAAAAATACAAAGGTTGAACTTGAATTTtaactacatgtgtgtgtgtgttgtccactTACCTGTATGGGAAAGAGCCTGCCTGGCACTTGCAGGACAGGTGCTTGGCTAAAATAGCTAGAGAAGAGTTTGATGTTGATGGTGGCAGACATGAGAATCAGGCGTAAGTCTGGACGGCTGGCCAGCAGAGAACGCAAAACGCCAAGCAGGAAGTCACAGTGCAGGTGCCGCTCGTGCACCTCATCCACAATGAGAGCCTGGTACTGAGCAAGGGCTCCATCCTGCTGGATTTGCCTTAGTAGTAGACCCTCTGTCAGAAAGAGCAGTTTGGTGGCAGGTGTGCGGGTTGTTTCGAAGCGGATCTGGTAGCCCACCTGTAAAATTAAAATCCACACTTTGAATTTTGTAACAGATATTAACATCCTTGAGTAGACTGGCCCTGTAGGAGGCAATCTAGACGAAAGGTACAAAAACATGTTGTCTTGCACACTCCAAAAGGCCCATCACATCATTTAGAAGAAAGTGGTCATTTAGACCCTCCAAATGAGAATTTTGGAGAGCTACCTATACATAGCCATAgtaaaaacaatgtaaaatgcATATGTTTTGGCAGTACAAAATTGAAATTGAAGAGACAACCGGCAAAACCTTTGGCAAtagctcctcctcctcatcatattcttcaaatatatttcataattccattataattcagttaccctctttcaatgttgtattctgtaaattgggtaaacacaacatccattgcacatctgtcggtcttgggagagagatccctcctctgttgccccccccctcccccccggggcttcttcctattttttctccctgttaaagggtgtttttttaagggagttgttccttatctgatgtgaggatctaaggacaggctgttgtgttgctgtaaagcctcctgaggcaaacttgtaatttgtgatattgggctgtacaaataaaactgacttgacttgatttgagtcTTGATTTACAGGCACAAGAGACAAAGCCAAAGGAAGCTATTTTCACTCAAATAACGATCTCTGTTAAGATAAaatccagtttacactgctgtaagCTTCTGCATCTCCATTGCAGTAACTTTTACATTAAATCTGACACTACAGTGCAAGCTACAAAGAGCTCCTTTCTGGAGAGATCATGATTATGATTATATTCAAAAGTGGTCCAAGACTTACAGCcattttagtttgggtatgtcaccccccccccaccccattggACTGAGAAATCAAGTAGCATACTAAAGGTTAATCAAAATGTAAAAAACAGGTATTATTTACAGTCTAGACAGCTCACACAACACGAAGAGGCTTCATCTCATTGTGAGCGAGCGAATAAACGCAAACTACGGCAGTGATGTTTGGCACCCCTGGCGTTTGTTCAAAGTAACTGTAAAATGTCACGCACCTTTGAGCCATACTGGTTGAGGCTCTCGAAGCTCACCCTTTTGGCCAGGGATATGCAGGCGATGCGTCGGGGCTGCGTGCAGGCGATGTGGCTGAAGCCGGAGGAGAGAAGGTACTGCGGCACCTGGGTGGACTTCCCGCACCCCGTGTCTCCCGCCACTACCACGACTGGGTGCCGCCGCACAAGCTCCACGATCCGGTCCCGGTACTGGTAGATGGGTAGATTCTTCTGCTCCCGGCGCAGCTTGGCGAGTTTGCCGAAACTTTGCTTCTGGCAGAAGTCTAGGAAGTGCAAGAAAGCCAACCGACAATCCGCGATCTCCCGACTCCCCGGCCCGGATGAGCTCTGTCTGTGTTCGGACCTCCCGAGACGCTCCTCTATGTCCCTGGTGCACACAGATATATTGATCCGATACCGGGCGTCGTACTCTTTGGGGAGGCCGAGATCTACACCTGCAGGGTCCGTCTCTTTCCTTTCTTTACCATCGTCGCTTCGGCCGCTCCCGGCTCCCGACATCTCTTTTTTGGTCTTGAACCGCTGGAAACGTTCAAAGAAGGCCCAGAACTCCTTGTGCTCGGAACTGCCCGCTTGTACGTAGTCATGCTGGCGAAAGAAGACCTCGTCCAGCTGAGCGCGGCACCGTGCGCTGTCCCAGTCCCAACTCCCGGCGTCTCTCCTCCGGCCGGAATCCATACTCAGCCAAACCAAACCCAATTAACAACAGCCTCGGATAACTAGCGCTGTCGAATAGCTGTGGACAAAACGAGCTACATTGACCAGAGAAGCGGGAGAGCCAGACATCCGGCGCTAACTTCTGCAACAACCACAGCGCTAAATGGAGCTAGACGAACCCTAAACTGTCGTTTTATGTCAATGCGTCGGTGCCACCCGAGACGTTATCCCTCGAAATGTATGTGAACGGAAAACTCCGATGGAGTCTGAAACCAACATGACGTCGTTGTAATTTAAAAAGTATCGAGAGAAATGAAAACAGCCCAGCATGTTGCCAGAGGCGGAACAATAACACTGCGGGACCGTTTCCGGTCCGTCTACTAAAAGGTCTCGTAAAAACACAGGTTGTTGATGCTCTCAAAGGAAATTATCTTGATTGTTTATAATTGTACAGTCTTGATATATAATCTACTCATATaatttcgtaatgtgtgtgtgtgtgtggtgttagcgtgtgtgtgtgttagttagtgtagatagcgggaccgaaaactaaagcacttatgatcctaattcttttcggaggcggtaggtattgtctcagagggaaaaatcccagaaaattaaaattatgcataattatgcataaatatgcaaaatatgaaatttttctaaaaatggctaaaaaccacttttctcggcatttcagatgattctgagcatctttgattttttcacctatataaaaaaaaatttctgggacttggaaatgttttggcattatgcaaaatatatgcatttttgcaaaaatgcacttatgatcc
This DNA window, taken from Lampris incognitus isolate fLamInc1 chromosome 7, fLamInc1.hap2, whole genome shotgun sequence, encodes the following:
- the dhx34 gene encoding probable ATP-dependent RNA helicase DHX34 gives rise to the protein MDSGRRRDAGSWDWDSARCRAQLDEVFFRQHDYVQAGSSEHKEFWAFFERFQRFKTKKEMSGAGSGRSDDGKERKETDPAGVDLGLPKEYDARYRINISVCTRDIEERLGRSEHRQSSSGPGSREIADCRLAFLHFLDFCQKQSFGKLAKLRREQKNLPIYQYRDRIVELVRRHPVVVVAGDTGCGKSTQVPQYLLSSGFSHIACTQPRRIACISLAKRVSFESLNQYGSKVGYQIRFETTRTPATKLLFLTEGLLLRQIQQDGALAQYQALIVDEVHERHLHCDFLLGVLRSLLASRPDLRLILMSATINIKLFSSYFSQAPVLQVPGRLFPIQVIYQPIPPEEQSSRSEKLDPRPYLRILQGIDQRYPPEERGDLLLFLSGVAEISTIQEACQIYATHTRRWIVLPLHSTLSLAQQDKVFDIAPPGVRKCIISTNIAETSVTIDGARFVVDSGKVKEMSFDPKAKMQRLQEFWISRASSEQRKGRAGRTGPGVCYRLYAESDYDAFAPYPVPEIHRVALDSLILQMKSMCLGDPLSFVFIDPPPTASIQTAVTYLKEQGALDSRGELTSIGSLLAQLPVDVVIGKMLVLGCLFDLVEPVLTVAAALSVQSPFLRSAQHNPDCVTARQPLQSSQGDPFTLLNTFNAWVEVKGERGGGSRKWCRRRGLEEQRLYEMVNLRRQFKDLLKSHGLLDSEHGTPSGGNRGQRRERLTERRRLHQLKRDHELQEGSRRKVLKMEEGQEGEGSSGSDAEDAGRGRKEKDGVKQNMDIQEVKFKLRHNVSELQEAANVSQDLSSRQQALLKLLLFRGLFPQLAVPDEHNTTRKDSDQVFHTRNKQGVVIHPTSVFATDPEILHIPEEDSRETGPDRRDSSRHQLLAFVTLLETNKPYLSNCVRAPALQALLLVANSIDTNADCMRLVVDGWLELELRDAEAALKLLSTAVTLRAEWERLLLAQLGQGAAGGLAGPGVSRRDMEKLSDSLVRFLLYTEVSYSLRRLTAFQTQNLYVGPQAELEPSQTQAPNLNPLFPGVEAKPDPIKGGLRVTSFFTYNCLADSQNLYSECMRTFWSCPNCDLYMPLTPLERMQHEASCRPAAEQQQPEGESESKKPSTSSMSGLGRVYHCDVCNEDLTLTSTEILKHKRQHMYSAR